A portion of the Sphingobacterium spiritivorum genome contains these proteins:
- a CDS encoding branched-chain amino acid aminotransferase — translation MSATETHSIRVEPTQQSRLSQVDFNNLKFGKYFSDHMLVAEYENGEWTDVSVVPFGDLTISPSMSALHYGQAIFEGIKAYKFEDGTVSIFRPEKNLERFNKSAARLEMPEVPEEIFIGGLKKLLQVDKNWVPNVEGTSLYIRPFMFGTEAALGVHPSATYKFIIITCPVGAYYNKPLKLKVETHYTRAAQGGVGFSKNAGNYALSLYPTRLANDEGFDQLIWTDAKEHKYIEEAGTANLVFRIGDTIITPHDDTILHGVTRRTIIELAQHWGYKAEQRHVSVQELIDGIKEGIVTDAFAAGTAATLTPISTIGFNGELYELPAVENREFSNKVLSYLNDLRYGKIEDPFGWNLIV, via the coding sequence ATGAGCGCGACAGAAACACATTCCATTCGCGTAGAGCCAACGCAACAATCAAGACTCTCGCAGGTAGATTTTAACAATCTAAAATTTGGAAAATATTTTTCAGACCACATGTTGGTGGCTGAATATGAAAACGGAGAATGGACAGATGTGAGTGTCGTCCCATTCGGAGACCTGACTATTAGCCCTTCCATGTCTGCATTACATTACGGACAAGCTATTTTTGAAGGAATCAAAGCCTATAAATTTGAAGACGGAACGGTCAGTATTTTCCGTCCGGAAAAGAACCTGGAACGCTTCAATAAATCAGCAGCCAGACTGGAGATGCCGGAAGTACCGGAAGAAATCTTTATAGGTGGATTAAAGAAACTGTTACAAGTTGACAAAAACTGGGTGCCGAATGTAGAAGGAACTTCCCTTTACATCAGACCTTTTATGTTTGGTACTGAAGCGGCATTAGGTGTTCATCCTTCTGCGACATATAAATTCATTATTATTACTTGTCCGGTAGGAGCATACTATAATAAACCTCTAAAGTTAAAGGTAGAGACTCATTATACCCGTGCAGCACAGGGTGGTGTGGGATTTTCAAAAAATGCCGGTAACTATGCATTATCTCTTTATCCTACACGCCTGGCAAATGATGAAGGCTTTGATCAGTTAATCTGGACAGATGCCAAAGAACATAAATATATTGAAGAAGCGGGTACGGCGAATCTGGTATTCCGTATAGGTGATACCATTATCACTCCTCATGATGACACTATCTTACATGGAGTGACAAGACGTACTATCATTGAACTGGCTCAACACTGGGGATATAAAGCAGAACAACGCCATGTCTCTGTACAGGAATTGATTGACGGAATCAAAGAAGGAATCGTTACGGATGCATTCGCTGCAGGAACAGCTGCTACTTTAACACCTATATCTACTATCGGATTTAACGGTGAATTGTATGAACTGCCTGCGGTTGAGAATCGTGAGTTTTCAAACAAGGTACTGAGCTATCTGAATGATCTTCGCTATGGAAAAATTGAAGATCCGTTTGGCTGGAATCTGATTGTTTAA
- the miaA gene encoding tRNA (adenosine(37)-N6)-dimethylallyltransferase MiaA, whose product MKQKTLIAIVGPTAVGKTAMAIQIAQYYRTEILSADSRQFYKEMCIGTAKPSKEELASVPHHFVDSHSISEEYSAGDFERDALAKLEELFVHHDVVVLVGGSGLFVRAVCEGLDNLPKPLPGIREALNERLDREGIAVLQDYLQEVDPVYFSEVDIDNSQRVIRALEVYESTGKPFSFYRQHTVAKRPFNIITVALNTDRAKLYNRINKRVELMMQAGLVEEVKGLMPYRDKPALLTVGYAEIFDYLACKISLEEAVDKIKQNSRRYAKRQITWFKKDTGTRWFEPDDQEGIISYTDSLVSR is encoded by the coding sequence GTGAAACAAAAGACATTAATAGCCATAGTCGGTCCTACCGCAGTCGGGAAGACAGCTATGGCTATACAAATTGCACAATATTACAGGACGGAGATCCTCTCCGCAGACTCCAGGCAATTTTATAAAGAAATGTGTATAGGTACAGCTAAGCCTTCTAAAGAAGAGCTTGCAAGTGTACCTCATCATTTTGTGGATTCTCATTCCATCAGTGAAGAATACTCTGCAGGAGATTTTGAAAGAGATGCACTTGCTAAACTCGAAGAACTGTTTGTACATCACGATGTTGTCGTGCTGGTCGGAGGTTCGGGATTGTTTGTGAGGGCTGTATGTGAAGGTCTTGACAATCTTCCTAAACCTCTTCCCGGGATTCGGGAGGCGCTGAATGAGCGGTTGGATAGAGAAGGTATCGCAGTCCTGCAGGACTACCTTCAAGAGGTAGACCCTGTATATTTTTCTGAAGTAGATATTGACAATTCACAACGTGTTATTCGTGCGCTGGAGGTATATGAAAGTACAGGGAAGCCATTTTCTTTCTACCGTCAGCATACTGTTGCGAAGCGTCCCTTTAACATTATTACAGTTGCTCTGAATACCGACCGTGCAAAATTGTATAACCGTATTAATAAACGTGTAGAGCTGATGATGCAGGCAGGATTGGTAGAAGAAGTGAAAGGATTGATGCCTTACAGAGATAAACCCGCTTTGTTAACTGTTGGCTATGCAGAGATATTCGATTACCTGGCTTGTAAGATCTCATTGGAGGAAGCTGTTGATAAGATAAAGCAAAACTCCAGACGGTATGCCAAACGTCAGATTACATGGTTTAAGAAGGATACCGGCACGAGATGGTTTGAACCGGATGATCAGGAAGGAATTATCAGTTATACAGATTCTTTAGTGTCCCGGTAA
- a CDS encoding IS1096 element passenger TnpR family protein yields MAIYRFKVTFEDYEDVYREIDMLSKQSFLDLHNAIHKTTTYETEVSSSFYVSNDQWKKGTEIALLPSERKISADVLLMENIRLSKFIDDPHQKFYYVYNFDRPYDFHVELIKILKEEDGKEYPVVFKTVGAAPKPLGAFAAPTTPLDEDDDTADYEEETQYGVDEEDDYDMFDDEESEEGGEEKGSSGVEDEY; encoded by the coding sequence ATGGCCATATACAGATTTAAAGTTACATTTGAAGACTACGAAGATGTTTATCGTGAGATTGATATGCTTTCAAAGCAGAGCTTTCTGGATTTACATAATGCAATACACAAAACCACGACTTACGAGACAGAGGTTTCATCTTCATTTTATGTCAGTAATGATCAATGGAAAAAGGGAACTGAAATCGCCCTTCTTCCTTCAGAAAGAAAGATTAGTGCAGATGTATTGTTGATGGAGAATATCCGCCTGAGTAAATTTATAGATGATCCTCATCAAAAATTTTATTATGTCTACAATTTTGACCGCCCGTACGACTTTCATGTTGAGTTAATCAAGATTCTGAAAGAGGAAGACGGAAAAGAATATCCGGTCGTATTCAAAACAGTGGGAGCAGCCCCTAAGCCATTAGGTGCTTTTGCAGCCCCTACTACTCCGTTGGATGAGGATGATGATACCGCAGATTATGAAGAAGAAACACAATATGGAGTAGATGAAGAAGACGACTACGACATGTTTGACGATGAAGAAAGTGAAGAAGGCGGAGAAGAAAAAGGCTCTTCAGGAGTCGAAGACGAATACTAA
- a CDS encoding CCA tRNA nucleotidyltransferase, protein MSDNLQHPIFSLIKDLAQQTSTECYVIGGYVRDRIMGRPFKNDVDIVVIGSGIEFADKLGEKLKTKVTVYKSFGTAMLVYDGLNIEFVGARKESYRSDSRKPIVENGTLEDDQNRRDFTINAMAYSLNAHNYGALLDPFNGIEDIAQRIIRTPLAPHETFSDDPLRMMRAIRFASQLGFKIDIQTIEAIYNTRERISIISKERITDELNKIILSDKPSVGFKYLFDTGLLELVFPAMYQLHGVDIVEGKGHKDNFYHTLEVLDNVAEYSDDLWLRWAAIMHDIAKPATKRFDKKLGWTFHGHEDKGARMVPKLFAELKLPLHDKMKFVQKLVLLHLRPIVLAKDIVTDSAVRRLLFEAGNDIDALMLLCHADVTTKNEYKKKKYRENFELVKQKLKDVEERDQIRNWQPPITGEDIMTVFNLGPGREVGKIKNAIREAILEGDITNSKEQAYYFMLEQAKQMGLEAKRKLVL, encoded by the coding sequence ATGAGTGACAATTTACAACATCCGATTTTCTCCCTTATCAAAGATTTAGCACAACAAACTAGTACCGAATGCTATGTTATTGGAGGATATGTACGCGACCGAATAATGGGGAGACCATTCAAGAATGATGTGGATATTGTTGTGATAGGAAGTGGAATCGAGTTTGCTGATAAACTAGGAGAGAAGTTGAAAACGAAAGTGACTGTATACAAAAGTTTTGGTACAGCAATGTTAGTGTACGACGGATTGAATATTGAATTTGTAGGCGCGCGCAAAGAGTCCTATCGTTCTGATTCCCGAAAACCAATAGTAGAAAACGGAACGCTGGAAGACGATCAGAATCGCCGTGATTTTACTATCAATGCTATGGCGTATTCATTGAATGCTCATAACTATGGCGCTTTACTTGATCCCTTCAACGGTATAGAAGATATTGCACAGCGTATTATCCGTACACCACTCGCTCCTCATGAAACTTTTTCTGACGATCCGTTAAGAATGATGCGTGCTATTCGTTTTGCCTCTCAGTTAGGGTTCAAGATTGATATTCAAACAATTGAAGCTATATATAATACCCGCGAACGGATCAGCATTATTTCAAAAGAACGGATTACGGATGAGTTGAATAAAATTATTCTGTCAGACAAACCTTCTGTTGGTTTCAAATATCTGTTTGATACAGGACTTCTGGAGCTTGTATTTCCGGCCATGTATCAGTTACATGGCGTGGATATCGTAGAAGGTAAAGGGCATAAAGACAATTTTTACCATACATTGGAAGTCTTGGATAATGTTGCTGAATACAGCGATGATCTGTGGCTGAGATGGGCAGCTATTATGCACGATATTGCAAAGCCTGCCACCAAGCGATTTGATAAAAAACTAGGCTGGACATTTCATGGTCATGAAGATAAAGGTGCCCGAATGGTTCCAAAATTATTTGCAGAACTCAAATTGCCCCTGCATGATAAGATGAAATTCGTTCAAAAACTGGTGCTTCTGCATTTACGTCCTATCGTTTTGGCCAAAGATATTGTTACAGATTCTGCGGTAAGACGTCTGTTGTTCGAAGCAGGGAATGATATCGATGCGCTCATGCTCCTATGTCATGCAGATGTGACAACAAAGAATGAGTACAAGAAGAAAAAGTACAGAGAAAACTTTGAACTTGTGAAGCAAAAACTCAAAGATGTCGAGGAACGCGATCAGATCCGCAACTGGCAGCCACCAATTACCGGGGAAGATATCATGACCGTGTTCAATCTGGGACCGGGTAGAGAAGTAGGGAAAATCAAGAATGCAATCCGGGAAGCGATATTAGAGGGAGATATTACGAATTCGAAAGAGCAGGCTTATTATTTTATGCTGGAGCAGGCAAAACAGATGGGATTGGAAGCTAAGCGTAAGCTAGTACTATAA
- the pdxA gene encoding 4-hydroxythreonine-4-phosphate dehydrogenase PdxA yields the protein MREKLKIGISIGDVNGVGLEVIIKSLMDNRVLEFFTPIVYGNTKVASFHRKAIGINDFSFNVINEPDQANPKRANMINCWQEDVKITLGEENETGGKYAFLSLEKAVEDLNAGKIDALVTAPINKHNIQQEGFHFPGHTEYLQARTNADDVLMFMISEELRVGVVTGHIPVHEVSAAIKEDAILHKLRMMNESLKTDFWIQKPKIAVLGLNPHAGDNGLIGTEDRDIIRPAVEKANEEGIFCFGPYPADGFFASDTYTKFDAVLAMYHDQGLIPFKHIASRTGVNFTAGLPIVRTSPDHGTGYDIAGKNVASHDSFMEAIFTAVHIVERRREQAELTANPLAFRKLSKDRD from the coding sequence ATGCGTGAGAAACTAAAGATTGGGATTTCTATTGGTGATGTTAATGGAGTTGGCCTTGAAGTAATTATCAAGTCATTAATGGATAATCGGGTTTTAGAATTCTTCACTCCGATTGTTTATGGCAATACTAAAGTTGCTTCATTTCACCGTAAAGCTATCGGAATAAACGATTTTAGCTTTAATGTGATCAATGAACCTGATCAGGCAAATCCGAAACGTGCAAATATGATCAACTGCTGGCAGGAAGATGTAAAGATTACACTTGGAGAAGAAAATGAAACTGGCGGTAAATATGCTTTTTTATCATTAGAAAAAGCTGTTGAAGATCTGAATGCGGGTAAAATAGATGCTTTAGTGACTGCTCCGATTAATAAACATAATATCCAGCAGGAAGGATTCCACTTCCCGGGACATACAGAATATCTGCAGGCAAGGACAAATGCGGATGATGTATTGATGTTTATGATCAGTGAAGAGCTTAGGGTAGGAGTAGTGACGGGACATATTCCGGTTCATGAAGTTTCTGCCGCTATTAAAGAAGATGCAATCCTGCATAAATTAAGGATGATGAATGAGAGTCTGAAAACAGACTTTTGGATTCAAAAACCCAAAATTGCGGTGTTAGGGCTTAATCCTCATGCCGGTGATAACGGATTAATAGGTACAGAGGATCGCGATATTATCCGACCTGCAGTAGAAAAGGCGAATGAAGAAGGGATTTTCTGTTTCGGACCTTACCCGGCAGATGGTTTTTTTGCCAGTGACACTTATACCAAATTTGATGCGGTACTAGCTATGTACCATGATCAGGGACTTATTCCGTTCAAACATATTGCATCAAGAACCGGTGTCAATTTTACAGCAGGCTTACCGATTGTGCGGACTTCTCCGGATCATGGTACAGGATATGATATTGCAGGTAAGAATGTCGCATCTCATGATTCCTTTATGGAAGCCATTTTTACAGCTGTCCATATTGTGGAGCGTCGTCGCGAGCAAGCTGAACTAACGGCTAATCCGTTGGCCTTCCGTAAGCTGAGCAAAGACCGCGACTAA
- the rsmA gene encoding 16S rRNA (adenine(1518)-N(6)/adenine(1519)-N(6))-dimethyltransferase RsmA has translation MSTVRAKKHLGQHFLNDKNAAQKIVDALDPKLGFSQVLEVGPGMGVLSDFLLQKSEYQTYLIDVDDESIEFLADKYPELGDRLIHGDFLALDFSKYFGPKMAVIGNFPYNISSQILFKILDERQRVVQMTGMFQKEVAERCTAKAGSKEYGILSVFLQAYYHVEYLFTVKAGAFTPPPKVLSGVIRMTRNEREELDCDEKLFWRVVKAGFNQRRKTLRNSLSGVVPKDKMSDNPLYELRAERLSVEDFVQLTNEISAVN, from the coding sequence ATGAGTACAGTAAGAGCAAAAAAACATTTAGGACAACACTTTTTAAACGACAAAAATGCAGCACAGAAGATTGTGGATGCTTTAGATCCTAAATTGGGCTTTTCACAAGTACTTGAAGTAGGTCCGGGAATGGGTGTACTATCCGATTTTCTGCTTCAGAAATCCGAATACCAGACTTATTTAATTGACGTAGATGATGAATCTATCGAATTTTTAGCAGATAAATATCCGGAATTAGGAGATCGCTTGATTCATGGTGATTTCTTAGCATTGGATTTTTCAAAATATTTCGGACCAAAAATGGCTGTAATCGGGAATTTCCCTTACAACATTTCCTCTCAGATTCTTTTTAAGATACTGGATGAACGGCAACGTGTGGTCCAAATGACTGGCATGTTTCAAAAAGAAGTAGCCGAGCGCTGTACAGCCAAAGCAGGAAGTAAAGAATATGGTATCCTGAGTGTATTTCTGCAGGCTTATTATCATGTTGAATACCTGTTTACCGTTAAGGCAGGAGCCTTTACTCCTCCACCTAAAGTGCTTTCCGGTGTCATCCGCATGACACGCAATGAGAGAGAAGAGCTGGATTGTGATGAAAAACTATTCTGGAGAGTAGTCAAAGCAGGATTCAATCAGCGACGCAAGACTCTGCGCAATTCTCTTTCGGGAGTTGTTCCAAAAGATAAAATGTCGGACAATCCATTGTATGAACTGCGGGCTGAACGCTTATCTGTTGAAGATTTTGTCCAATTGACTAACGAAATTTCCGCTGTGAATTAA
- a CDS encoding FAD-dependent monooxygenase, whose protein sequence is MKHFTIIGGGVAGLTAAIGLQKIGIQATVYEGAPVLKGIGAGFGLAANAMKALEYLGLRTEVMALGHLLPDYNILDEKGQILVAPDTSSISQRYKQDNFAIHRADLHQYLLSKIEPSSLLLGYRAVQLQQHQEKIILTFDNGHTVETDYLLIADGVKSALRQQLIPSSAPRYSGYTCWRATIDNSTIQLGKGSETWGAKGRFGMTPLVGNKIYWYACINTKANNPVYRNWNIENLRQHFASYHHPISQILNETENSQLIWNDIIDIKPLNQLAFGNILLMGDAGHATTPNMGQGACQAIEDVAVLIDELKKDKTIAQAFLDFEKRRLSRTRYITETSWTIGQVAQWQNPALIATRNFLMKILPENLQQYKLNKLLNVDFMEINNKR, encoded by the coding sequence ATGAAGCACTTTACAATTATTGGTGGAGGTGTAGCCGGATTGACCGCAGCCATAGGTCTGCAGAAAATCGGCATACAAGCTACTGTTTATGAAGGTGCTCCTGTACTAAAAGGAATCGGAGCTGGATTTGGTCTTGCGGCAAATGCCATGAAGGCCTTAGAGTATCTTGGACTACGGACTGAAGTGATGGCTCTCGGGCATCTGCTGCCGGATTATAATATTCTGGATGAAAAAGGACAGATACTGGTTGCACCGGACACCTCTTCAATTTCGCAACGCTATAAACAGGACAATTTTGCAATCCATCGGGCGGATCTTCATCAATATCTCCTTTCTAAAATAGAACCTTCATCGTTGCTGCTCGGTTATCGGGCAGTCCAACTGCAACAACATCAGGAAAAGATTATCCTAACTTTTGACAATGGACATACTGTCGAGACAGACTATCTGCTGATCGCTGATGGTGTCAAATCGGCTTTAAGACAGCAGTTGATTCCTTCTTCTGCACCGCGATACTCGGGATATACCTGCTGGCGGGCCACAATAGACAATTCGACCATACAGCTTGGCAAGGGATCTGAAACCTGGGGAGCTAAAGGCAGATTCGGTATGACCCCACTGGTGGGAAACAAAATTTACTGGTATGCCTGTATCAATACAAAAGCTAATAATCCGGTTTACAGAAACTGGAATATAGAAAATCTGCGACAACATTTTGCTTCTTATCACCATCCCATATCTCAGATATTAAACGAAACAGAGAATAGCCAGCTGATATGGAACGATATTATAGATATCAAACCATTGAATCAGCTAGCTTTCGGAAACATACTGCTAATGGGTGATGCCGGACATGCAACCACTCCCAATATGGGGCAAGGTGCCTGTCAGGCTATTGAGGATGTAGCTGTACTTATAGACGAACTGAAGAAAGACAAAACTATCGCACAGGCTTTTCTGGATTTCGAAAAACGAAGATTATCAAGAACACGATATATTACCGAAACGTCCTGGACTATCGGTCAAGTTGCACAATGGCAAAACCCTGCTCTGATAGCCACGCGTAATTTTTTAATGAAAATTCTTCCGGAAAATCTTCAGCAGTACAAACTGAACAAGTTATTGAATGTTGATTTCATGGAAATAAATAATAAAAGATGA
- a CDS encoding NAD(P)-dependent oxidoreductase, giving the protein MSTKVLIVDDVHEVLLEKLKEAGIAYDYQPEITRTEAEKQINEYSGLVIRSKFQVDQAFMDLAPGLSFIARAGAGMDNIDEAYAVSRNIILINAPEGNRDAVGEHMIGMLLSLMNHLNRGHQQIKNRQWLREENRGYELKGRTVALIGYGNNGQAMAKKLSGFEVNVIAYDKYKTGFSDEYAREVSMEEVVKYADVLSFHIPLTRETKGMVDQEYLFHFRKPIFFLMGARGGIVDIPAVLKNLDSGRIIAAAFDVLPVEKFPSLGEQPWFEDLTNRDNVLVSPHVAGWTFDSYYKLSAVVADKIVAFLK; this is encoded by the coding sequence ATGAGTACGAAAGTTTTAATCGTCGATGACGTACATGAAGTTTTACTGGAAAAATTAAAAGAAGCCGGAATTGCATATGATTACCAACCGGAGATCACAAGAACTGAAGCTGAAAAGCAAATAAATGAATACTCTGGACTTGTGATCCGTTCAAAATTTCAGGTAGATCAGGCTTTTATGGATCTTGCTCCAGGACTTTCTTTTATTGCCCGCGCAGGGGCAGGTATGGACAATATTGATGAAGCATATGCTGTTTCACGCAATATTATACTGATCAATGCACCCGAAGGGAACCGCGATGCTGTAGGTGAACATATGATAGGCATGCTTCTTAGCCTTATGAACCATCTTAACCGTGGCCATCAGCAGATAAAAAACAGGCAATGGCTGCGTGAAGAAAATCGCGGTTATGAACTGAAAGGCAGAACTGTAGCATTGATCGGGTATGGTAATAACGGACAGGCAATGGCAAAAAAACTATCCGGATTTGAAGTCAATGTAATTGCTTATGACAAATATAAAACCGGATTTTCGGACGAATACGCCAGGGAAGTCTCTATGGAAGAAGTCGTTAAATATGCGGATGTGTTGAGTTTCCATATTCCATTGACACGAGAAACCAAAGGTATGGTAGATCAGGAGTATTTATTCCACTTCAGAAAGCCAATTTTCTTTTTGATGGGTGCCAGAGGGGGTATTGTTGATATTCCTGCAGTATTGAAAAATCTTGACAGCGGCCGGATCATTGCCGCAGCATTTGATGTTCTACCGGTTGAGAAATTCCCTTCCCTTGGTGAGCAGCCCTGGTTTGAGGATCTGACGAACCGGGACAATGTACTGGTTAGTCCCCATGTTGCGGGATGGACTTTTGACAGTTATTATAAACTGTCTGCAGTCGTTGCAGATAAGATAGTGGCATTCTTAAAATAA
- the acs gene encoding acetate--CoA ligase, translating to MSLQIKSFEEYQDVYKKSVENPEEFWAGVAENFFWKRKWTNVLDWNFKEPKIKWFEGGKVNITENCLDRHIYNLGDKPAIIWEPNDPNEAHRILSYKQLLAKVEQFANVLKNNNVSKGDRVCIYLPMVPELVIAVLACARIGAIHSVVFGGFSAQSIADRITDAECKLVVTSDGSFRGNKTIELKRIVDDALMQCKSVERVIVLTRTRTPVSMIKGRDVWWEDEIKKVETQGNPACPAEEMDAEDTLFILYTSGSTGKPKGVVHTTGGYMVYAGYTFANTFQYQPGEVYFCTADIGWITGHTYIVYGPLSQGATSLMFEGIPTFPDAGRYWDIVDKFKVNILYTAPTAIRSLMAFGDQFVDNKDLSSIKKLGSVGEPINEEAWHWFHDKIGKGKAPIADTWWQTENGGHLITPIAGISPTIPGYAMLPLPGVQPVLVDENGTEIEGNDVSGNLCIKFPWPGMLRTTWGDHERCRQTYFSTYENMYFTGDGCYRSPEGYYKITGRVDDVLNVSGHRIGTAEVENAINMHSDVVESAIVGYPHPVKGQGIYAFVIANHHIDENSTRQDILQTITRIIGAIAKPDIIQFVPELPKTRSGKIMRRILRKIAEGEVSNLGDISTLQDPNIVQTIVEGAEKLKK from the coding sequence ATGAGTCTACAAATTAAATCATTTGAAGAATATCAGGATGTCTACAAAAAAAGTGTAGAAAATCCGGAAGAATTCTGGGCGGGGGTAGCCGAAAATTTCTTCTGGAAACGTAAATGGACAAATGTGCTGGACTGGAATTTTAAAGAGCCAAAGATTAAATGGTTTGAGGGAGGAAAAGTTAATATCACAGAAAACTGCCTGGATCGTCATATTTACAACCTTGGAGACAAACCTGCTATTATCTGGGAACCAAATGATCCGAATGAAGCACACCGTATCCTTTCATACAAGCAATTGCTTGCTAAAGTAGAGCAATTTGCGAATGTTCTTAAGAATAACAATGTCAGTAAGGGAGACCGTGTCTGTATTTATCTGCCGATGGTTCCGGAGCTGGTTATCGCTGTATTGGCCTGTGCCCGCATAGGAGCCATTCACTCTGTTGTATTCGGAGGATTTTCAGCTCAGTCTATTGCAGATCGTATTACAGATGCCGAGTGTAAACTGGTCGTCACATCTGATGGCAGTTTCCGGGGAAATAAAACCATTGAACTGAAAAGAATTGTAGATGATGCATTGATGCAATGTAAGTCCGTAGAAAGGGTAATCGTACTTACCAGAACCCGTACACCGGTCTCTATGATCAAAGGACGTGACGTGTGGTGGGAAGATGAAATCAAAAAAGTGGAAACACAGGGAAATCCGGCTTGTCCTGCAGAAGAAATGGATGCAGAGGATACCTTATTTATCTTATACACTTCCGGATCTACAGGAAAGCCTAAAGGTGTGGTACATACGACCGGCGGATACATGGTATATGCAGGATACACTTTTGCCAATACTTTCCAGTATCAACCGGGAGAAGTTTATTTCTGTACAGCAGATATCGGCTGGATCACAGGACATACTTACATCGTCTACGGACCGTTATCACAGGGTGCTACCTCATTAATGTTCGAAGGAATTCCTACATTCCCGGATGCAGGCAGATACTGGGATATTGTAGACAAGTTTAAAGTAAACATTTTATACACTGCTCCGACAGCAATCCGTTCACTGATGGCCTTCGGAGATCAGTTTGTGGACAATAAGGATCTTTCTTCTATTAAAAAGCTTGGATCAGTAGGTGAGCCTATCAATGAAGAGGCGTGGCACTGGTTTCACGATAAAATCGGAAAAGGTAAAGCTCCTATCGCAGATACCTGGTGGCAGACAGAGAATGGAGGGCACCTCATTACTCCTATTGCGGGTATCTCCCCGACAATACCGGGATATGCCATGTTGCCGCTACCGGGTGTACAGCCGGTGCTGGTAGACGAAAACGGAACAGAAATAGAAGGAAATGATGTTTCCGGAAATCTTTGTATCAAATTCCCTTGGCCGGGTATGCTGCGTACAACATGGGGTGATCATGAGAGATGTCGTCAAACTTATTTCTCCACTTACGAAAATATGTACTTCACTGGAGACGGATGTTACCGTAGCCCTGAAGGATATTATAAAATTACAGGTCGTGTTGATGATGTGTTAAATGTTTCGGGGCACCGAATAGGTACTGCAGAAGTAGAAAATGCCATCAATATGCACTCTGATGTGGTCGAGTCCGCGATTGTAGGATACCCGCACCCGGTCAAAGGGCAAGGTATTTATGCATTTGTTATTGCAAATCATCATATAGATGAAAACAGTACTCGTCAGGATATTCTACAGACTATTACACGTATCATCGGAGCGATTGCCAAACCGGATATCATACAGTTTGTACCTGAACTTCCAAAAACCAGATCAGGAAAGATCATGAGACGTATCCTTCGAAAAATTGCAGAAGGAGAAGTATCCAACCTTGGGGATATCTCTACATTACAGGATCCTAACATTGTCCAGACAATCGTAGAAGGAGCTGAAAAACTTAAGAAATAG